One Peptostreptococcus equinus genomic window carries:
- a CDS encoding sensor histidine kinase has product MNSKITRKLVLYFLTILLLFSLVSGVLFFLLGKKSIEESSTKYLEDRGKRIALFISNIMEENSIEESNRLNQNKSKSSNGNNREYRPRKSLGNKYLKWVNELLETDIKIVSKSDKSIEVATGKKAIYYESLNKDDKKIVNNAFEGKISHVNKSSIWDNSIDLTLAAPVRNNGKIISVILIDEKNSLTHEFLETASKIFVMASIVGAILVALLAIIFANRFISPLKKLDKTTDELIKGNYKVTSNIDQDDEIGNLASKLDNLAQRLEEARIQSESISQMKDDFISSMSHELKTPVTVLKASLEALNSGIISDPGQVDEYHHILFNEIGFLEKLINDLMELNILKNNKFQMNKEEINILEVLNDSIRSQSLLAREKNIVIEKEYKDSILMFNGDYTRIRQLFITIINNAIKYSNEGSNINIKETINSNIAVISVDNIGQSIEKSDIDHIFEPFYRDKKTDKKGFGLGLAIAKEIADKHNIKILVKRNNQKTIFELAFVINHMI; this is encoded by the coding sequence ATGAATAGCAAAATTACAAGAAAATTAGTCCTATATTTTTTGACTATATTATTATTATTTTCCTTAGTTAGTGGAGTATTATTTTTTCTATTAGGGAAAAAGAGCATCGAAGAATCTTCTACAAAATACTTGGAGGACAGAGGAAAAAGAATAGCTTTATTTATTTCAAATATAATGGAAGAAAATTCGATAGAAGAGAGCAATAGATTAAATCAGAATAAATCAAAATCATCAAATGGCAATAATAGAGAATATAGACCTAGAAAATCATTGGGAAATAAATATTTAAAATGGGTTAATGAATTATTGGAAACTGATATTAAAATAGTTAGTAAGTCAGACAAGTCAATAGAGGTAGCTACTGGAAAAAAAGCAATTTATTATGAATCTTTAAATAAAGATGATAAAAAAATAGTAAATAATGCATTTGAAGGTAAAATATCGCATGTAAATAAATCTTCTATCTGGGATAATTCAATAGATTTAACATTAGCAGCACCTGTAAGAAATAATGGGAAAATAATTAGCGTAATACTAATAGATGAAAAAAACTCATTAACACATGAATTTTTAGAGACAGCAAGTAAAATTTTTGTTATGGCAAGCATTGTAGGTGCTATTTTAGTAGCACTATTAGCTATAATATTTGCTAATAGATTTATCAGTCCACTTAAAAAACTTGATAAGACTACAGATGAGTTAATCAAAGGAAATTATAAGGTTACTAGTAATATAGATCAAGATGATGAAATAGGTAATCTTGCCTCTAAACTGGATAATTTAGCACAAAGATTAGAAGAGGCTAGAATACAGTCTGAATCTATATCGCAGATGAAAGATGATTTTATTTCAAGTATGTCACATGAACTAAAGACGCCAGTGACTGTTCTAAAGGCTTCCTTGGAAGCCCTAAATTCTGGTATAATAAGTGATCCTGGTCAAGTTGATGAATATCACCATATATTGTTTAATGAAATAGGATTTTTGGAAAAATTAATTAATGATTTGATGGAGCTGAATATACTTAAAAATAATAAATTTCAAATGAATAAAGAGGAAATAAATATATTAGAAGTTTTAAATGATTCAATCAGAAGTCAGTCATTATTGGCAAGAGAAAAAAATATTGTAATAGAAAAAGAGTATAAAGATTCTATATTGATGTTTAATGGTGACTATACTAGGATCAGGCAATTATTTATCACTATAATCAATAATGCCATTAAGTATTCTAATGAAGGATCTAACATTAATATTAAAGAAACAATTAATTCAAATATTGCTGTCATATCTGTTGATAATATAGGGCAATCTATTGAAAAAAGTGATATAGATCATATATTCGAACCATTTTATAGAGATAAAAAGACAGATAAAAAGGGATTTGGTCTTGGTCTTGCAATAGCGAAAGAAATTGCAGACAAACATAATATAAAAATATTAGTTAAAAGAAATAATCAAAAGACTATTTTTGAATTAGCCTTTGTCATAAATCATATGATATAA